In Kocuria turfanensis, a single genomic region encodes these proteins:
- a CDS encoding response regulator transcription factor gives MASILIAEDEERIARFIQKGLRAAGYTTTVVEDGTSALDYASTGEFDLLVLDVGLPGMDGFRVLTMLRSLGFSIPVIMCTARDSVEDTVAGLEQGADDYLAKPFRFQELLARVRARLRDRAVGDQGADELRYGGLALDAGTRCAVLEGQQIELSAREFSMARAFLESPGQVLTREQLLNKVWGYDFDGSSNVVDVYVRYLRNKLGAERIVTVRGAGYRLAKL, from the coding sequence ATGGCCAGCATCCTCATCGCAGAGGACGAGGAGCGCATCGCGCGCTTCATCCAGAAGGGCCTGCGCGCCGCGGGCTACACGACCACGGTGGTCGAGGACGGCACGAGCGCCCTCGACTACGCGAGCACCGGGGAGTTCGACCTGCTCGTCCTCGACGTGGGCCTGCCCGGCATGGACGGTTTCCGGGTGCTCACGATGCTGCGTTCCCTCGGCTTCTCGATCCCGGTGATCATGTGCACCGCCCGCGACTCCGTCGAGGACACCGTCGCGGGACTGGAGCAGGGCGCCGACGACTACCTCGCCAAGCCGTTCCGCTTCCAGGAGCTGCTGGCCCGCGTCCGGGCCAGGCTCCGGGACCGGGCGGTCGGCGACCAGGGTGCCGACGAGCTCCGCTACGGCGGGCTCGCGCTCGACGCCGGGACCCGGTGCGCGGTGCTGGAGGGCCAGCAGATCGAGCTCTCGGCCCGGGAGTTCTCGATGGCCAGGGCCTTCCTCGAAAGCCCCGGTCAGGTGCTCACCCGTGAGCAGCTGCTCAACAAGGTCTGGGGCTACGACTTCGACGGCTCGTCCAACGTGGTGGACGTGTATGTCCGCTACCTGCGCAACAAGCTCGGCGCGGAGCGCATCGTCACCGTCCGCGGGGCGGGGTACCGGCTCGCCAAGCTGTGA
- a CDS encoding glycosyltransferase family protein yields MSDDELRVVLYSHDSQGLGHTRRNLALARSLAQHLPALTGRPVTGMLLTGIDAATSHGRPDGFDWVVLPGIRKGDSGYTPRNLSVDMAHLTALRSGMVDAALTGFRPHLVVVDRHAWGVDRELLEPLRRLRAQSPATVVVLGLREVLDEPTVAAREWAALGDLDAVRDVYDQIWVYGDRAVHDPVASGEIPGELADLVRHTGYLATGRTAGRRTSGVDRPYVLTMAGGGSDGHRLTLAAACAPVPHGYRHVVITGPQMPGEHAQQVRAAAVPGTLVLPSVPDALAEVVDASAVVSMGGYNSVAEILTTNTPALLVPRDHPRQEQLIRARALQAHGAVDVLSAADLTGAALSGWLHRVVGTVRMRRHLGLDGLRTVPVLAARLLPAGLPPVPAAAPARSGGPR; encoded by the coding sequence ATGAGCGACGACGAGCTGCGGGTGGTGCTGTACTCGCACGACTCCCAGGGCCTGGGCCACACCCGCCGGAACCTGGCGCTCGCCCGGTCCCTCGCCCAGCACCTGCCGGCGCTGACCGGGCGCCCGGTGACGGGCATGCTGCTGACCGGCATCGACGCCGCCACCTCCCACGGGCGCCCGGACGGCTTCGACTGGGTGGTGCTGCCCGGCATCCGCAAGGGCGACTCCGGCTACACCCCCCGCAACCTCTCCGTGGACATGGCCCACCTCACCGCCCTGCGCTCGGGAATGGTGGACGCCGCCCTCACGGGCTTCCGCCCGCACCTCGTCGTCGTCGACCGCCACGCCTGGGGCGTGGACCGGGAACTGCTCGAACCGCTGCGGCGGCTCCGGGCGCAGAGCCCGGCAACGGTCGTGGTCCTCGGCCTGCGCGAGGTCCTCGACGAGCCCACCGTCGCGGCCCGCGAGTGGGCCGCGCTCGGTGACCTGGACGCCGTGCGGGACGTCTACGACCAGATCTGGGTCTACGGCGACCGGGCGGTGCACGACCCCGTGGCCTCCGGCGAGATCCCCGGCGAGCTCGCCGACCTGGTCCGCCACACCGGCTACCTCGCGACCGGCCGGACGGCGGGGCGGCGGACGAGCGGCGTGGACCGCCCCTATGTCCTGACCATGGCCGGCGGAGGCTCCGACGGCCACCGCCTGACCCTCGCCGCCGCGTGCGCCCCGGTGCCCCACGGCTACCGCCACGTGGTGATCACGGGCCCGCAGATGCCCGGGGAGCACGCCCAGCAGGTCCGTGCCGCCGCCGTGCCGGGGACCCTCGTCCTGCCCTCCGTCCCCGACGCGCTCGCGGAAGTGGTGGACGCGAGCGCGGTGGTGTCCATGGGCGGGTACAACTCCGTGGCCGAGATCCTCACCACCAACACCCCGGCGCTCCTGGTGCCGCGCGACCACCCCCGGCAGGAGCAGCTGATCCGGGCCCGCGCCCTCCAGGCGCACGGCGCGGTGGACGTGCTGAGCGCCGCCGACCTCACCGGCGCCGCGCTCAGCGGTTGGCTGCACCGGGTGGTCGGCACCGTGCGGATGCGCCGCCACCTCGGGCTCGACGGGTTGCGCACCGTCCCCGTGCTCGCCGCCCGGCTCCTGCCCGCGGGCCTGCCGCCGGTGCCGGCCGCCGCCCCGGCCCGCTCCGGGGGCCCCCGGTGA
- a CDS encoding glycosyltransferase — protein sequence MSGHRIGYVLKVYPRFSETFVVTEVLAREAQGEDLTIFALRHSTDPRFHPELARVQAPVHHVDRPERASAGWAVLARAAETVPGFGPRFAELLPELAGTEASEVHQGVALATQVVEQGITHLHAHFATLAAHVAEIASRLTGVPFSVTTHAKDIFHESVDPARLRRTLERAEHVVVISEYNRRHLAAAFPEQAHRLRLVRNGLELDRFPYRDPGPVGETLRVVAVGRLVEKKGFDRLVRAAARYRDMGGRPAVTVAGGGELAGPLRALIAELGAEDVVELVGPRTQAEIGRLLRTADVFAAPCTIGADGNADGLPTVLLEAMAMGVPVIASDVTGIPEVVRNELPRTGVLVPAADDDALLGALAAVADPGFDRVGAARAARAVVARDHDATGQAAALRALLPPEPAHPGSAPPGSVLPGAVPPWSAVPGSAPHPGRDPGHSPLRDPHHDAGRAADRRSVRVPVPEGALGLVPATEGAER from the coding sequence GTGAGCGGCCACCGCATCGGCTACGTGCTGAAGGTCTACCCCCGCTTCTCGGAGACGTTCGTCGTCACCGAGGTCCTGGCCCGGGAGGCCCAGGGCGAGGACCTGACGATCTTCGCCCTGCGGCACAGCACCGATCCCCGCTTCCACCCCGAGCTGGCCCGCGTCCAGGCGCCGGTGCACCACGTGGACCGCCCCGAGCGGGCCTCCGCCGGTTGGGCCGTCCTGGCCCGCGCGGCGGAGACGGTTCCCGGCTTCGGGCCCCGCTTCGCCGAGCTGCTCCCCGAGCTGGCCGGCACGGAGGCCTCGGAGGTCCACCAGGGAGTGGCTCTGGCCACCCAGGTCGTGGAGCAGGGCATCACCCACCTGCACGCGCACTTCGCGACCCTCGCCGCGCACGTGGCCGAGATCGCCTCCCGGCTCACGGGGGTGCCGTTCTCGGTGACGACCCACGCGAAGGACATCTTCCACGAGTCCGTGGACCCGGCCCGGCTGCGCCGCACCCTCGAACGTGCCGAGCACGTGGTGGTGATCTCCGAGTACAACCGGCGGCACCTGGCTGCCGCGTTCCCCGAGCAGGCGCACCGGCTGCGGCTCGTGCGCAACGGCCTGGAGCTCGACCGCTTCCCCTACCGGGACCCGGGGCCGGTGGGGGAGACCCTGCGGGTCGTTGCCGTGGGCCGCCTCGTGGAGAAGAAGGGCTTCGACCGTCTCGTGCGGGCGGCCGCCCGGTACCGGGACATGGGCGGCCGCCCGGCCGTCACCGTGGCAGGCGGCGGTGAGCTGGCGGGGCCGCTGCGCGCCCTGATCGCGGAGCTCGGGGCCGAGGACGTCGTCGAGCTGGTCGGGCCCCGCACCCAGGCCGAGATCGGGCGGCTGCTGCGCACCGCGGACGTGTTCGCGGCCCCGTGCACGATCGGCGCCGACGGCAACGCCGACGGGCTGCCCACGGTGCTGCTCGAGGCGATGGCCATGGGCGTGCCCGTGATCGCGAGCGACGTCACCGGCATCCCCGAGGTGGTCCGCAACGAGCTCCCGCGCACCGGGGTCCTCGTGCCCGCCGCCGACGACGACGCGCTCCTCGGGGCGCTCGCCGCGGTCGCCGACCCCGGCTTCGACCGGGTGGGCGCGGCCCGCGCCGCCCGGGCGGTCGTCGCCCGGGACCACGACGCCACTGGTCAGGCAGCCGCCCTGCGGGCGCTGCTGCCGCCGGAGCCGGCCCACCCGGGGTCCGCTCCACCGGGTTCTGTCCTGCCGGGCGCGGTTCCGCCGTGGTCTGCCGTGCCGGGGAGCGCCCCGCACCCCGGCCGGGATCCCGGCCACAGTCCCCTCCGGGATCCCCACCACGATGCCGGCCGGGCCGCCGACCGGAGGTCCGTCCGGGTTCCCGTCCCGGAGGGCGCCCTCGGCCTCGTCCCGGCCACCGAAGGAGCCGAACGCTGA